Proteins encoded together in one Oncorhynchus mykiss isolate Arlee chromosome 7, USDA_OmykA_1.1, whole genome shotgun sequence window:
- the gpr27 gene encoding probable G-protein coupled receptor 27: protein MANTSEFGESNPSLQNYAITASAVKLASLGLIICMSLVGNVALSLLVLKDSSLQKAPYYFLLDLCLADIIRSTVCFPFVMISINNGSTWTYSIISCKIIAFMSVLFCFHVAFLLFCVSVTRYMAIAHHRFYSKRMTLWTCVAVICMVWTLSVAMAFPPVFDVGTYKFIHEEEQCIFEHRYVKANDTLGFMLMLAVIVGTTHVVYIKMLCFVYDHRKMKPAQLVPAISQNWTFHGPGATGQAAANWIAGFGRGPTPPTLVGIRQASHNGNRRLLVLDEFKMEKRIGKMYYMITLAFLLFWAPYIVACYLRVFVKGGTIPQVYLTAAVWMTFIQAGANPIICFIFNKELRIRLRACFPCCLSTQTPMSMEPYCVI from the coding sequence ATGGCAAATACAAGCGAGTTTGGGGAAAGCAATCCTTCACTACAGAATTATGCTATCACCGCCTCTGCGGTGAAACTGGCCTCGCTCGGTCTGATCATTTGCATGAGCCTTGTAGGGAATGTGGCGCTGTCCCTGTTGGTGCTGAAAGACAGCTCCCTTCAAAAGGCTCCGTATTATTTTCTACTTGATCTGTGCTTGGCAGATATAATACGGTCTACCGTGTGTTTCCCCTTTGTGATGATATCAATCAATAACGGTTCCACCTGGACATACAGCATTATAAGTTGTAAGATTATTGCTTTCATGTCAGTCCTTTTTTGTTTCCATGTAGCGTTTCTGCTCTTCTGCGTCAGTGTCACCAGATACATGGCAATAGCACACCACAGGTTTTATTCCAAACGAATGACATTATGGACATGTGTGGCAGTGATTTGCATGGTCTGGACCCTCTCTGTCGCTATGGCTTTCCCCCCTGTATTCGACGTTGGCACCTACAAATTCATCCATGAGGAGGAACAATGCATTTTCGAGCACCGATACGTGAAAGCAAACGATACCCTGGGCTTCATGTTGATGCTGGCTGTCATCGTGGGAACAACACACGTTGTTTACATAAAGATGCTGTGTTTCGTTTATGACCACCGCAAGATGAAACCCGCTCAGCTGGTCCCAGCTATAAGCCAAAACTGGACCTTCCACGGGCCAGGTGCAACTGGGCAGGCAGCTGCCAATTGGATTGCAGGATTTGGACGTGGTCCCACCCCACCAACATTAGTGGGCATCAGGCAAGCCTCGCATAATGGAAACAGACGGCTGCTTGTCTTGGATGAATTTAAAATGGAGAAACGCATAGGGAAAATGTATTACATGATAACTCTGGCGTTTCTTCTCTTCTGGGCCCCGTACATTGTTGCTTGCTACCTTCGAGTTTTTGTCAAGGGAGGCACCATTCCACAGGTCTACCTGACTGCGGCGGTGTGGATGACGTTCATTCAGGCGGGGGCGAATCCCATTATTTGTTTCATATTCAACAAGGAGCTGAGGATCCGTCTCAGAGCTTGTTTCCCGTGTTGTCTCAGCACACAGACGCCTATGTCTATGGAGCCTTACTGTGTCATCTGA
- the prok2 gene encoding prokineticin-2 — MRSSCSLLFCLLLVSHGSSAVITGACVKDLQCGEGMCCAVSLWIRSLRMCAPIGQKGDECHPMSHKVPFIGTRLHHTCPCVPHLACITTSEGKSKCLSPYNYSDYYL; from the exons ATGCGGTCCAGCTGCTCCCTGCTATTCTGCCTACTGCTTGTGTCCCATGGGTCCTCAGCAGTCATCACAGGG GCCTGTGTGAAGGACTTGCAGTGTGGAGAGGGGATGTGCTGTGCGGTCAGTCTGTGGATCAGGAGCCTGAGGATGTGTGCCCCTATAGGACAGAAGGGAGACGAGTGCCACCCCATGAGTCACAAG GTTCCCTTCATTGGCACAAGACTACATCACACATGTCCATGTGTGCCACATTTGGCATGCATCACCACATCAGAGGGCAAATCAAAATGTCTTTCACCGTACAACTACTCAGACTACTACCTCTGA